The Thunnus thynnus chromosome 24, fThuThy2.1, whole genome shotgun sequence genome window below encodes:
- the LOC137177322 gene encoding THAP domain-containing protein 5-like isoform X2 translates to MSCSAFGCTKRPCKESNLQFFRFPLSDHARLKRWIINVRRKNWTPSSSSRLCCNHFEEDQFFIDKKGKRRLKDTAVPTIFNFPPYLLKKKETTKATRIKSVERFLPSAADHEDPPEG, encoded by the exons ATGTCTTGCTCGGCGTtcggttgtactaaaagaccctgtAAGGAGTCGAATCttcagtttttccg ATTTCCGTTGAGTGATCACGCCAGGCTGAAGCGATGGATAATTAATGTGAGGAGAAAGAACTGGACCCCGTCGAGCTCGTCACGCCTGTGCTGTAATCACTTTGAGGAGGATCAGTTCTTCATAGACAAGAAG GGCAAGAGGAGGCTGAAGGACACCGCTGTGCCGACCATTTTCAACTTTCCACCTTATTtgttgaaaaagaaagaaactaccAAGGCCACACGGATCAAGTCG GTGGAAAGGTTCCTACCAAGTGCTGCGGACCACGAGGACCCTCCTGAAGGTTGA
- the senp7b gene encoding sentrin-specific protease 7b isoform X1, with the protein MASQFKIPKKKQPEDADSAHLHMQSPLSRLQSSAPEFKGYRDQSGRGSADRMHAGSSVGSTNRQSTPCKPFFKDVVKTLLGLNSPSRGASAANHRAAGGLNHQSQKAESSSVGFSNGWRPKRASDRLLQPDVTSERPSPPPQKKKSDSSGSSQASRRISVASADTLAELRGDEHAGSLSSSTWRRAELKSDGRNSPESLKNSSVSGSDDDFVSPSRTRNKPSPEKPLPSSSSSSSSSSSVSSVTAGPSSTATPDRRRSLERTSWLAASSNLRGDPREKERERWREFRERKKTPNRSAVLHLRLRKAKQTPSEPIVLSSEEEEEGEDDADGGKKTSRSSGRPDESQNSEHKQAQQVCPSRDEADEHTAPPSFLQLEFVSLHAGLTHADANGKMMITENGITLPLKGEEEEEGEVTVVASQVRGYGVWDGGVAQGGPLLDDWEGPAPSLLFLWVTDAQANLLQRELTAIQTATASGPSCSFLLLVLKEQLQELQAALLASILDMEEFRRGRSSSSSSGGPTSPLDWTDGLLLLHSCPPPLDQHLLRLLGHCKETSGQVRSSHRNKKSNMNSSGLQQLPTRLIQYPAAPCKGRITVTKEDLACLNDGEFLNDVIIDFYLKFLLLEGVGGSVAERSHVFSSFFYKQLSRRRAAGEGDAPSVPDRHTRHQRVKTWTRHVDIFTKDFLFVPVNQEAHWYLVVVCFPGLEEVRYEERQSRTGDSGRPAGNRVVSLRSQQLPECTQQGWQRDKALKRPCILVMDSLKLSYHENVCRLLRDYLQVEWEVRRGTPRLFTSDSMRSFNCRVPQQDNSSDCGLYLLQYVESFLQNPVVHFDLPTRLDNWFPRQRVRQKREEIGSLIMRMHESQQQNDRRTKTNKNKER; encoded by the exons ATGGCGTCACAGTTTAAAATCCCGAAGAAGAAACAGCCAGAGGACGCAGACTCCGCCCACCTGCACATGCAGTCCCCGCTGTCCCGCCTCCAGAGCTCCGCCCCAGAATTTAAG GGTTACAGGGATCAGTCCGGGAGAGGCAGCGCTGACAGGATGCATGCTGGGAGCTCAGTCGGCTCTACAAACAGACAGAG CACGCCGTGTAAACCTTTCTTCAAAGACGTCGTCAAAACTCTGCTGGGACTCAACAGCCCGAGCAGAGGAGcttcagcagccaatcacagagcagcgGGAGGTTTGAACCACCAATCACAGAAAGCTGAGTCGTCTTCTGTCGGTTTCTCTAACGG ATGGCGCCCTAAGAGAGCGTCTGACCGCCTGCTGCAACCTGACGTGACCTCAGAGCGTCCGTCTCCaccaccacagaagaagaaaagtgactCCAGTG GTTCGTCTCAGGCGTCGAGAAGAATCTCCGTGGCGTCGGCGGACACTCTGGCGGAGCTGCGAGGCGACGAGCATGCTGGGAGTTTGAGTTCCTCGACGTGGAGGAGAGCCGAGCTGAAG aGCGACGGCAGAAACTCGCCGGAGTCTCTGAAGAACTCGTCGGTCTCCGGTTCAGACGACGACTTTGTGTCTCCTTCAAGAACCAGAAACAAACCTTCTCCAGAAAaacctctcccctcctcctcctcctcctcctcctcttcctcctccgtcTCCTCGGTGACGGCCGGCCCGTCGTCGACGGCGACGCCCGACAGGAGGCGGAGTCTGGAGAGGACGTCGTGGCTCGCCGCCAGCAGCAACCTGCGCGGCGATccgagggagaaggagagagagaggtggagggagttcagagagaggaagaagacgCCCAACAGATCGGCCGTCCTTCATCTTCGACTGAGGAAAGCCAAACAGACGCCGTCAGAGCCCA tCGTGCTGTCGAgcgaagaggaagaggagggcgAGGACGACGCAGACGGAGGAAAGAAGACGTCACGAAGCAGCGGCCGACCGGACGAATCCCAAAACTCTGAACACAAACAG GCTCAACAGGTTTGTCCTTCCAGAGACGAAGCAGATGAGCACACGGCGCCGCCTTCGTTCCTGCAGCTCGAGTTCGTTTCGCTTCACGCCGGCCTGACGCACGCCGACGCCAACGGGAAGATGATG aTCACTGAAAACGGCATCACTCTCCCTCTGAAAG gagaggaggaggaggagggcgagGTCACCGTGGTGGCATCTCAGGTGCGAGGTTACGGTGTTTGGGACGGGGGCGTGGCTCAGGGGGGGCCTCTGCTGGATGATTGGGAAGGCCCCGCCCCCTCGCTGCTCTTCCTGTGGGTGACTGACGCCCAGGCGAACCTGCTGCAGAGGGAGCTGACCGCCATCCAGACCGCCACCGCCTCAG GCCCGTCGTGCTCCTTCCTCCTGCTGGTGTTGAAGGAGCAGCTGCAGGAGCTCCAGGCCGCCCTGCTGGCCTCCATCCTGGACATGGAGGAGTTCAGAAGAggccgctcctcctcctcctcctctggcgGGCCAACCTCCCCTCTGGACTGGACTGACGggctgctgctcctccacagTTGCCCCCCTCCTCTGGACCAGCACCTCCTCAGACTGCTGGGACACTGCAAG GAGACGTCCGGTCAGGTGAGAAGCAGCCACAGAAACAAGAAGTCCAACATGAACTCTTCTGGTCTGCAGCAGCTTCCCACCAG GTTGATCCAGTATCCGGCGGCGCCATGTAAAGGCCGCATCACGGTGACCAAGGAGGACCTGGCCTGTCTGAACGACGGCGAGTTCCTCAACGACGTCATCATCGACTTCTACCTcaa GTTTCTCCTCCTGGAGGGGGTCGGAGGCTCCGTGGCCGAGCGGAGTCACGTCTTCAGCAGCTTCTTCTACAAACAGCTGAGCAGACGGCGAGCTGCCGGCGAGGGCGACGCCCCCTCAGTCCC agatCGTCACACGAGGCATCAGAGGGTGAAGACGTGGACTCGCCATGTGGACATTTTCACCAAAGACTTCCTGTTTGTGCCTGTCAATCAAGA AGCGCACTGGTACCTGGTGGTGGTTTGTTTCCCGGGTCTGGAGGAGGTTCGGTACGAGGAGCGTCAGAGCCGGACAG GTGATTCAGGGCGACCTGCAGGAAACCGAGTCGTCAGTCTGAGATCACAGCAGCTGCCG GAGTGCACTCAGCAAGGCTGGCAGAGGGACAAGGCGTTAAAGAG GCCCTGCATCCTGGTCATGGACTCTCTGAAGCTGTCGTACCACGAGAACGTCTGCAGGCTGCTGCGAGA CTACCTGCAGGTGGAGTGGGAGGTCCGGAGGGGGACGCCTCGTCTCTTCACGTCAGACAGCATGAGGAGCTTCAACTGCAGAGTTCCTCAGCAGGACAACAGCAGCGACTGCGGCCTTTACCTGCTGCAGTACGTGGAGAGCTTCCTGCAG AACCCCGTGGTGCACTTTGACCTCCCTACACGTTTGGACAACTGGTTTCCGCGGCAACGAGTGCGACAGAAGCGCGAGGAGATCGGCAGTCTGATAATGAGGATGCACGAGAGTCAGCAGCAGAACGACCGAaggaccaaaacaaacaaaaacaaagagcgATAA
- the LOC137177322 gene encoding THAP domain-containing protein 5-like isoform X1 — MSCSAFGCTKRPCKESNLQFFRFPLSDHARLKRWIINVRRKNWTPSSSSRLCCNHFEEDQFFIDKKGKRRLKDTAVPTIFNFPPYLLKKKETTKATRIKSVSMTMKVSDCSVSTTVPSCSAPGFIAHYDWREPITSLCSVFDNEADTEMDNRDSVGDLSAEYNIITVKEEPDDEISICPENTVMVKTDADEVVSGDRTEHTTSQDSQTITHDHSYLCTKPPQPSVCTDHSYIGSESPRTLKRKVHAVQEQLVAARKKLKLKCQQTRRLKSRLLTLKDLIKVLRKKLEQKNYQQI; from the exons ATGTCTTGCTCGGCGTtcggttgtactaaaagaccctgtAAGGAGTCGAATCttcagtttttccg ATTTCCGTTGAGTGATCACGCCAGGCTGAAGCGATGGATAATTAATGTGAGGAGAAAGAACTGGACCCCGTCGAGCTCGTCACGCCTGTGCTGTAATCACTTTGAGGAGGATCAGTTCTTCATAGACAAGAAG GGCAAGAGGAGGCTGAAGGACACCGCTGTGCCGACCATTTTCAACTTTCCACCTTATTtgttgaaaaagaaagaaactaccAAGGCCACACGGATCAAGTCGGTAAGTATGACTATGAAGGTAAGTGACTGTTCAGTTTCTACTACTGTCCCTTCATGTTCTGCACCTGGATTTATTGCTCATTATGACTGGCGAGAACCTATCACATCTTTGTGCTCTGTGTTTGATAATGAGGCCGATACTGAAATGGACAACAGAGATAGTGTTGGCGATCTTTCTGCTGAATATAACATCATCACTGTGAAGGAAGAGCCTGATGATGAGATCAGTATCTGTCCTGAAAACACAGTTATGGTCAAAACTGATGCTGATGAGGTCGTCTCTGGTGACAGAACTGAGCATACCACAAGCCAAGACTCTCAAACAATTACGCATGATCATAGCTACCTCTGCACGAAACCACCGCAACCCTCTGTGTGCACAGATCACAGCTACATCGGCTCTGAGTCTCCCAGAACACTCAAACGTAAAGTACATGCAGTACAGGAACAGCTGGTCGCAGCTCGCAAAAAGCTGAAGTTGAAGTGTCAGCAGACGAGGAGACTGAAGTCAAGACTCTTGACCTTGAAAGATCTGATAAAGGTTCTCCGGAAAAAATTGGAGCAAAAAAACTATCAACAAATTTAG
- the senp7b gene encoding sentrin-specific protease 7b isoform X2, whose protein sequence is MASQFKIPKKKQPEDADSAHLHMQSPLSRLQSSAPEFKGYRDQSGRGSADRMHAGSSVGSTNRQSTPCKPFFKDVVKTLLGLNSPSRGASAANHRAAGGLNHQSQKAESSSVGFSNGWRPKRASDRLLQPDVTSERPSPPPQKKKSDSSGSSQASRRISVASADTLAELRGDEHAGSLSSSTWRRAELKSDGRNSPESLKNSSVSGSDDDFVSPSRTRNKPSPEKPLPSSSSSSSSSSSVSSVTAGPSSTATPDRRRSLERTSWLAASSNLRGDPREKERERWREFRERKKTPNRSAVLHLRLRKAKQTPSEPIVLSSEEEEEGEDDADGGKKTSRSSGRPDESQNSEHKQAQQVCPSRDEADEHTAPPSFLQLEFVSLHAGLTHADANGKMMITENGITLPLKEEEEEGEVTVVASQVRGYGVWDGGVAQGGPLLDDWEGPAPSLLFLWVTDAQANLLQRELTAIQTATASGPSCSFLLLVLKEQLQELQAALLASILDMEEFRRGRSSSSSSGGPTSPLDWTDGLLLLHSCPPPLDQHLLRLLGHCKETSGQVRSSHRNKKSNMNSSGLQQLPTRLIQYPAAPCKGRITVTKEDLACLNDGEFLNDVIIDFYLKFLLLEGVGGSVAERSHVFSSFFYKQLSRRRAAGEGDAPSVPDRHTRHQRVKTWTRHVDIFTKDFLFVPVNQEAHWYLVVVCFPGLEEVRYEERQSRTGDSGRPAGNRVVSLRSQQLPECTQQGWQRDKALKRPCILVMDSLKLSYHENVCRLLRDYLQVEWEVRRGTPRLFTSDSMRSFNCRVPQQDNSSDCGLYLLQYVESFLQNPVVHFDLPTRLDNWFPRQRVRQKREEIGSLIMRMHESQQQNDRRTKTNKNKER, encoded by the exons ATGGCGTCACAGTTTAAAATCCCGAAGAAGAAACAGCCAGAGGACGCAGACTCCGCCCACCTGCACATGCAGTCCCCGCTGTCCCGCCTCCAGAGCTCCGCCCCAGAATTTAAG GGTTACAGGGATCAGTCCGGGAGAGGCAGCGCTGACAGGATGCATGCTGGGAGCTCAGTCGGCTCTACAAACAGACAGAG CACGCCGTGTAAACCTTTCTTCAAAGACGTCGTCAAAACTCTGCTGGGACTCAACAGCCCGAGCAGAGGAGcttcagcagccaatcacagagcagcgGGAGGTTTGAACCACCAATCACAGAAAGCTGAGTCGTCTTCTGTCGGTTTCTCTAACGG ATGGCGCCCTAAGAGAGCGTCTGACCGCCTGCTGCAACCTGACGTGACCTCAGAGCGTCCGTCTCCaccaccacagaagaagaaaagtgactCCAGTG GTTCGTCTCAGGCGTCGAGAAGAATCTCCGTGGCGTCGGCGGACACTCTGGCGGAGCTGCGAGGCGACGAGCATGCTGGGAGTTTGAGTTCCTCGACGTGGAGGAGAGCCGAGCTGAAG aGCGACGGCAGAAACTCGCCGGAGTCTCTGAAGAACTCGTCGGTCTCCGGTTCAGACGACGACTTTGTGTCTCCTTCAAGAACCAGAAACAAACCTTCTCCAGAAAaacctctcccctcctcctcctcctcctcctcctcttcctcctccgtcTCCTCGGTGACGGCCGGCCCGTCGTCGACGGCGACGCCCGACAGGAGGCGGAGTCTGGAGAGGACGTCGTGGCTCGCCGCCAGCAGCAACCTGCGCGGCGATccgagggagaaggagagagagaggtggagggagttcagagagaggaagaagacgCCCAACAGATCGGCCGTCCTTCATCTTCGACTGAGGAAAGCCAAACAGACGCCGTCAGAGCCCA tCGTGCTGTCGAgcgaagaggaagaggagggcgAGGACGACGCAGACGGAGGAAAGAAGACGTCACGAAGCAGCGGCCGACCGGACGAATCCCAAAACTCTGAACACAAACAG GCTCAACAGGTTTGTCCTTCCAGAGACGAAGCAGATGAGCACACGGCGCCGCCTTCGTTCCTGCAGCTCGAGTTCGTTTCGCTTCACGCCGGCCTGACGCACGCCGACGCCAACGGGAAGATGATG aTCACTGAAAACGGCATCACTCTCCCTCTGAAAG aggaggaggaggagggcgagGTCACCGTGGTGGCATCTCAGGTGCGAGGTTACGGTGTTTGGGACGGGGGCGTGGCTCAGGGGGGGCCTCTGCTGGATGATTGGGAAGGCCCCGCCCCCTCGCTGCTCTTCCTGTGGGTGACTGACGCCCAGGCGAACCTGCTGCAGAGGGAGCTGACCGCCATCCAGACCGCCACCGCCTCAG GCCCGTCGTGCTCCTTCCTCCTGCTGGTGTTGAAGGAGCAGCTGCAGGAGCTCCAGGCCGCCCTGCTGGCCTCCATCCTGGACATGGAGGAGTTCAGAAGAggccgctcctcctcctcctcctctggcgGGCCAACCTCCCCTCTGGACTGGACTGACGggctgctgctcctccacagTTGCCCCCCTCCTCTGGACCAGCACCTCCTCAGACTGCTGGGACACTGCAAG GAGACGTCCGGTCAGGTGAGAAGCAGCCACAGAAACAAGAAGTCCAACATGAACTCTTCTGGTCTGCAGCAGCTTCCCACCAG GTTGATCCAGTATCCGGCGGCGCCATGTAAAGGCCGCATCACGGTGACCAAGGAGGACCTGGCCTGTCTGAACGACGGCGAGTTCCTCAACGACGTCATCATCGACTTCTACCTcaa GTTTCTCCTCCTGGAGGGGGTCGGAGGCTCCGTGGCCGAGCGGAGTCACGTCTTCAGCAGCTTCTTCTACAAACAGCTGAGCAGACGGCGAGCTGCCGGCGAGGGCGACGCCCCCTCAGTCCC agatCGTCACACGAGGCATCAGAGGGTGAAGACGTGGACTCGCCATGTGGACATTTTCACCAAAGACTTCCTGTTTGTGCCTGTCAATCAAGA AGCGCACTGGTACCTGGTGGTGGTTTGTTTCCCGGGTCTGGAGGAGGTTCGGTACGAGGAGCGTCAGAGCCGGACAG GTGATTCAGGGCGACCTGCAGGAAACCGAGTCGTCAGTCTGAGATCACAGCAGCTGCCG GAGTGCACTCAGCAAGGCTGGCAGAGGGACAAGGCGTTAAAGAG GCCCTGCATCCTGGTCATGGACTCTCTGAAGCTGTCGTACCACGAGAACGTCTGCAGGCTGCTGCGAGA CTACCTGCAGGTGGAGTGGGAGGTCCGGAGGGGGACGCCTCGTCTCTTCACGTCAGACAGCATGAGGAGCTTCAACTGCAGAGTTCCTCAGCAGGACAACAGCAGCGACTGCGGCCTTTACCTGCTGCAGTACGTGGAGAGCTTCCTGCAG AACCCCGTGGTGCACTTTGACCTCCCTACACGTTTGGACAACTGGTTTCCGCGGCAACGAGTGCGACAGAAGCGCGAGGAGATCGGCAGTCTGATAATGAGGATGCACGAGAGTCAGCAGCAGAACGACCGAaggaccaaaacaaacaaaaacaaagagcgATAA